A genomic region of Alligator mississippiensis isolate rAllMis1 chromosome 4, rAllMis1, whole genome shotgun sequence contains the following coding sequences:
- the NFE2L1 gene encoding endoplasmic reticulum membrane sensor NFE2L1 isoform X2, with the protein MKKDIDLIDILWRQDIDLGAGREIFDYSHRQKESEVDKELSDGRERGDSWRSGGNEILDRNVLVDGETGESFPAQVPGVEDQTALSLEECLRLLEATFPFGENSEFPPADASSLNEAVPSESVSSVIQNGLLSPLLTETESPFDLEQQWQDLMSIMEIQAMEVNNTAAETLYNSTSGDLLTANYSLAPNTPINQNVSLHQASLGSCTQDFSSLFNSEIESPSMASNSALLQLAPDNSTGLNTSFGSTNLSGIFFPSQLNSTVNETSGPELPDPLGGLLDEAMLDEISLMDLAIEEGFNPVQASQLEEEFDSDSGLSLDSSHSPASLSSSEASSSSSSSSSSSFSEEGAVGYSSDSENVDFEETEGAVGYQPEYSKFCRMSYQDPSQLHYLPYLEHVGHNHTYNMAPGALDPDEPKLPNTGKKSSKEKPSEFLDKQMSRDEHRARAMKIPFTNDKIINLPVEEFNELLSKYQLSEAQLSLIRDIRRRGKNKMAAQNCRKRKLDTILNLERDVEDLQRDKSKLLREKVEFLKSIRQMKQKVQNLYQEVFGRLRDENGQPYSPNQYALQYASDGSVILIPRTLADQQARRQERKQKDRRK; encoded by the exons atgAAAAAG GACATCGATTTGATTGACATCCTGTGGAGACAGGATATTGATCTTGGCGCTGGGCGAGAGATTTTTGACTACAGCCACCGTCAGAAGGAGAGCGAAGTGGACAAAGAGCTGAGTGATGGGAGGGAGCGTGGGGACAGCTGGAGGAGCGGAGGGAATGAGATCTTGGATAGAAACGTACTAGTTGATGGAGAAACTGGGGAGAGTTTCCCTGCACAG GTGCCTGGTGTGGAGGATCAGACGGCTCTGTCCCTGGAGGAGTGCCTTAGACTTCTGGAGGCCACCTTCCCCTTTGGGGAGAACTCTGAG TTTCCACCTGCAGATGCCTCCAGCCTAAACGAAGCTGTGCCTAGCGAGAGTGTGTCTTCAGTTATCCAGAACGgcctcctgtctcctcttctgACGGAGACAGAGTCCCCATTCGACCTGGAACAACAGTGGCAGGACCTCATGTCTATAATGGAAATACAG GCTATGGAAGTGAATAACACAGCTGCTGAAACTCTGTACAACAGCACCAGTGGAGACCTGCTGACTGCTAACTACAGTCTTGCTCCAAACACTCCCATCAATCAGAATGTCAGCCTGCATCAGGCATCTCTGGGTAGCTGCACACAGGACTTCTCTTCCCTCTTCAACTCAGAGATTGAGAGCCCCTCCATGGCTAGcaactcagctctgctccagctggctccAGACAACTCTACTGGCCTCAACACTAGCTTTGGATCTACCAACTTGAGTGGGATCTTTTTTCCTTCACAGCTAAATAGCACAGTCAATGAAACAAGTGGTCCTGAGCTGCCGGATCCATTAGGGGGTCTTCTAGATGAAGCCATGCTTGATGAGATCAGCTTAATGGACTTGGCTATTGAGGAAGGTTTCAACCCAGTGCAAGCCTCTCAGCTGGAAGAAGAGTTTGATTCTGACTCAGGGCTTTCTCTGGATTCCAGCCATAGCCCTGCTTCACTTAGTAGTTCagaagcctcctcctcctcctcctcttcctcctcctcttctttttctgAGGAAGGAGCTGTAGGCTACAGCTCAGACTCTGAAAATGTAGACTTTGAAGAAACAGAAGGGGCAGTTGGATACCAGCCAGAGTACAGCAAGTTCTGCCGCATGAGTTATCAGGACCCATCACAGCTACACTACTTGCCTTATCTGGAGCATGTTGGCCACAACCACACCTATAACATGGCACCTGGAGCTCTGGACCCTGATGAACCCAAACTGCCCAACACAGGGAAGAAAAGCAGTAAGGAGAAGCCATCAGAGTTCCTGGATAAGCAGATGAGCCGGGACGAGCATCGAGCTCGAGCCATGAAGATCCCTTTCACCAATGATAAGATCATAAACCTGCCTGTGGAAGAGTTCAACGAACTTCTCTCCAAGTACCAGCTCAGTGAGGCACAGTTGAGCCTGATTCGGGACATCAGGAGGAGGGGCAAGAACAAGATGGCTGCACAGAACTGCcgcaagaggaaactggacaccATCCTGAACCTGGAACGGGATGTGGAGGACTTGCAGAGGGACAAGTCCAAATTGCTCAGGGAGAAGGTAGAATTTCTCAAGTCCATCCGCCAGATGAAACAAAAGGTGCAGAACCTCTACCAGGAAGTGTTTGGGCGCCTGCGTGATGAAAATGGCCAACCCTATTCTCCAAACCAGTATGCTCTACAGTATGCCAGTGATGGCAGTGTTATCTTGATACCTCGCACCTTGGCTGAccagcaggccaggaggcaggagagGAAACAGAAAGACAGGAGGAAGTGA